One region of Verrucomicrobiota bacterium genomic DNA includes:
- a CDS encoding metallophosphoesterase produces the protein MLPFACALAIYMFFEARVLKVRRLTLRFPTLPEAFDGFTLLHLSDLHLMRFGTIPRQLLEVLPTLPADLVVLTGDYKRHTFSSDAPIPAWMGRLVAACAAPRPALAVLGNKDSLETKRTFAPHGIDMLINESRTLQRGGQQIHVLGVDAQSPVLRPDRAAAILDGLPQEGFRILLAHTPDYVRAASERGIELVLAGDTHGGQILLPFVGAIKVKARLGRRYCRGIIREGATTLYISSGCGTANLPFRLLCPPEVSMLTLRRV, from the coding sequence ATGCTGCCGTTCGCCTGCGCGCTGGCCATCTACATGTTCTTCGAGGCGCGCGTGCTCAAGGTGCGGCGGCTTACGTTGCGGTTCCCCACGTTGCCCGAGGCCTTCGACGGCTTCACGCTGCTGCATCTCTCGGACCTGCATTTGATGCGGTTCGGCACGATCCCCCGCCAACTGCTCGAGGTGCTGCCGACGTTGCCGGCCGACCTCGTGGTGCTGACCGGCGACTACAAACGCCACACCTTCTCGAGCGACGCGCCGATCCCCGCGTGGATGGGGCGGCTCGTCGCGGCGTGTGCCGCGCCGCGCCCTGCGCTCGCCGTGCTTGGCAACAAGGACAGCCTGGAGACGAAGCGGACGTTTGCCCCGCACGGCATCGACATGCTCATCAATGAGTCGCGCACCCTTCAACGCGGCGGGCAGCAGATCCACGTGCTCGGCGTCGACGCTCAGAGTCCCGTGCTCCGCCCCGATCGGGCCGCCGCCATCCTCGACGGGCTGCCTCAGGAAGGGTTCCGCATCCTGCTGGCGCACACGCCCGACTACGTCCGTGCCGCCTCGGAGCGCGGCATCGAGCTTGTCCTCGCCGGCGACACACACGGGGGACAGATCCTGCTGCCGTTCGTCGGGGCGATCAAAGTCAAGGCGCGCCTTGGGCGGCGCTACTGCCGGGGCATCATCCGCGAGGGCGCCACGACGCTCTACATCAGTTCCGGCTGCGGGACGGCCAACCTGCCGTTTCGGCTGCTGTGCCCGCCCGAGGTGAGCATGCTCACGCTGCGTCGCGTGTGA
- the secA gene encoding preprotein translocase subunit SecA: MFSWVLKKIVGTKNQRELRRLKPLVGRINEIEREYQALSDDQLRAKTGEFKRRFHEAYDPVHAEFERELSAAGDEPERKAEVRSRWKQRLRAAEQAALDALLPEAFAAVKNVCRRLAERKHAYVVTGHEAVWDMVPYDVQLIGGIAIHRGMIAEMATGEGKTLVATMPMYLNALTGKNCHLVSTNDFLVRRDSEWMGPVYEFLGVTVGCLQTRMPHADKVAAYRADITYGMNSEFGFDYLRDNGMATRPEEQVQRGHFFAVIDEVDSILIDEARTPLIITAPVSRSTHQYDRYKPAVDALARRQTILCNRLVKEAREAWDAGDEETAAVKLYQVSKGAPKHKQLLKMIEEGEVRRALDRISTQLLSEARKEQHEEIKEQLFYLIDERGHAVELTDMGRTELSPDDPEQFVLPGIIQRPLIDELVRMQVTLCSRRAGEAEAAWARGEREEALDALVQVTRGAPQHARLRALRDDKELRRALEARLKHLLERDGRAERERLDAALYYVVERDGEGARLTAKGRTTLWPKDNEKPPTIRPDDADGLEAAVPGETLVETATGIERRLDEEHTRKAEALHNISQLLRAYALYEKDVEYVVQDNRVMIVDEFTGRLLPGRRYSEGLHQAIEAKEGVTIERETQTFATVTIQNYFRMYEKLAGMTGTAETEAGEFKQIYKLDVLVIPTNQPVRRLDANDAIYKTRREKYNAIVEEVVYWHGRGRPILIGTVSVEVSELLSRYLRRRGVPHNVLNAKNHAGEAEIVARAGQPGAVTIATNMAGRGTDIKLGPGIVPDELRQYTREHPGPDDWRAFGFERDGETLRYGDFGLLVIGTERHEARRIDRQLRGRCARQGDPGASKFYVSLEDDLMRQFRSERIATIMTRLGLKEGEEMSHPWLNKSIETAQKRVEINHFSIRKRTLEYDDVMNRQREVIYEYRNRVLSEPDLRPMFALLVEEVVEDKLDEFCPEGALPETWSLGGLEQWLSRTARARPTLSFLLTDAAPRDAVRRAVIDKVQEGFRLKERLEGEERIGELLRFVMLSSIDNLWKDHLYTMDDLRDSVGQRAYAQLDPLIEYKKEGFDAFNELMAHVRTEIVTGVFRTTAVPPDVARALAVSPEQLAYSDVEEALRSHFVGAPGAARSGPSIAPPPEGMELGEVGAKSAGGDAPAVQTIRRAQPKVGRNDPCPCGSGKKYKKCCGRLG; this comes from the coding sequence GTGTTTTCCTGGGTGCTCAAGAAGATCGTCGGGACGAAGAACCAGCGTGAGCTGCGCCGGCTCAAGCCGCTCGTGGGGCGCATCAACGAGATCGAGCGCGAGTATCAGGCGCTCTCCGATGACCAGTTGCGCGCCAAGACCGGCGAGTTCAAACGCCGTTTCCACGAGGCCTACGACCCCGTGCACGCCGAGTTCGAGCGCGAGCTCTCCGCCGCCGGCGACGAGCCCGAGCGCAAGGCCGAGGTGCGCAGCCGGTGGAAGCAGCGGCTGCGAGCGGCCGAGCAGGCCGCGCTCGATGCGCTGCTGCCCGAGGCGTTTGCGGCCGTCAAGAATGTCTGCCGCCGGCTCGCCGAGCGGAAGCATGCCTACGTGGTCACCGGCCATGAGGCGGTCTGGGACATGGTGCCCTACGACGTGCAGCTCATCGGCGGCATCGCCATCCACCGCGGGATGATCGCCGAGATGGCCACGGGCGAGGGCAAGACGCTCGTTGCCACGATGCCCATGTACCTCAACGCGCTCACGGGCAAGAACTGCCACCTCGTGAGCACCAACGACTTCCTTGTCCGGCGCGACAGCGAGTGGATGGGGCCGGTCTACGAGTTCCTCGGTGTCACGGTCGGCTGCCTGCAGACGCGCATGCCGCACGCCGACAAGGTGGCTGCCTACCGGGCCGACATCACCTACGGGATGAACAGCGAGTTCGGCTTCGACTACCTGCGCGACAACGGCATGGCCACCCGCCCCGAGGAGCAGGTGCAACGCGGCCACTTCTTCGCCGTCATCGACGAGGTCGACAGCATTCTGATCGACGAAGCGCGCACGCCGCTTATCATCACGGCCCCCGTGTCGCGCTCGACGCACCAATACGACCGCTACAAGCCAGCCGTCGATGCGCTCGCGCGGCGCCAGACGATCCTGTGCAACCGGCTGGTCAAGGAGGCGCGCGAGGCGTGGGACGCGGGCGACGAGGAGACAGCCGCGGTCAAGCTCTACCAGGTCTCCAAGGGTGCGCCGAAGCACAAGCAGCTGCTCAAGATGATCGAGGAAGGCGAAGTGCGCCGCGCGCTCGACCGGATCTCGACGCAACTGCTCAGCGAGGCGCGCAAGGAGCAGCACGAGGAGATCAAGGAGCAACTCTTCTACCTCATCGATGAGCGCGGCCATGCCGTCGAGCTGACCGACATGGGCCGCACGGAGCTTTCGCCCGACGACCCGGAGCAGTTTGTGCTCCCCGGCATCATCCAGCGCCCGCTTATCGACGAGCTCGTGCGGATGCAGGTGACCCTTTGTTCGCGCCGGGCCGGGGAGGCCGAAGCCGCCTGGGCGCGCGGCGAACGGGAAGAGGCCCTCGACGCGCTGGTCCAGGTGACGCGCGGCGCGCCGCAGCACGCGCGGCTGCGCGCGCTGCGCGACGACAAGGAACTGCGGCGCGCGCTCGAGGCACGGCTCAAGCACCTCCTCGAACGCGATGGGCGCGCCGAGCGCGAGCGGCTCGACGCGGCCCTCTACTACGTCGTCGAGCGCGACGGGGAAGGCGCGCGGCTCACCGCCAAGGGCCGCACGACGCTCTGGCCCAAGGACAACGAGAAGCCGCCGACGATCCGGCCAGACGACGCGGATGGGCTGGAGGCCGCCGTGCCGGGCGAGACGCTGGTCGAGACCGCCACGGGCATCGAGCGGCGCCTCGACGAGGAGCACACGCGCAAGGCCGAGGCGCTGCACAACATCAGCCAGCTCCTGCGTGCCTACGCGCTCTACGAGAAGGACGTCGAGTACGTCGTTCAGGACAACCGGGTCATGATCGTCGACGAGTTCACCGGCCGCCTGCTCCCGGGCCGGCGCTACAGCGAGGGCCTGCACCAAGCCATCGAGGCCAAGGAAGGCGTCACCATCGAGCGTGAGACGCAGACCTTTGCCACGGTGACGATTCAGAACTACTTCCGCATGTACGAGAAGCTCGCCGGCATGACGGGCACGGCCGAGACCGAGGCGGGGGAGTTCAAGCAGATCTACAAGCTCGATGTGCTCGTGATCCCGACCAACCAGCCCGTGCGCCGGCTCGACGCGAACGACGCGATCTACAAGACCCGGCGCGAAAAGTACAACGCGATTGTCGAGGAGGTTGTGTACTGGCACGGGCGCGGCCGGCCGATCCTGATCGGCACGGTGAGCGTCGAGGTTTCCGAACTGCTGAGCCGCTACCTGCGGCGGCGCGGGGTGCCGCACAATGTGCTCAATGCCAAGAACCACGCGGGCGAGGCCGAGATCGTCGCCCGCGCCGGCCAGCCCGGCGCGGTGACGATCGCGACGAACATGGCCGGGCGCGGCACCGACATCAAACTCGGCCCGGGCATCGTGCCCGACGAGCTGCGCCAGTACACCCGCGAGCATCCCGGTCCAGACGACTGGCGTGCGTTCGGGTTCGAACGCGACGGGGAGACGCTGCGCTACGGCGACTTCGGCCTGCTGGTGATTGGCACCGAGCGGCACGAGGCGCGGCGCATCGACCGCCAGCTCCGCGGCCGGTGCGCGCGCCAGGGCGACCCGGGGGCGTCGAAGTTCTACGTCTCGCTCGAGGACGATCTGATGCGCCAGTTCCGCAGCGAGCGCATTGCCACGATCATGACGCGCCTCGGTCTCAAGGAAGGCGAGGAGATGAGCCACCCTTGGCTCAACAAGTCGATCGAGACGGCCCAGAAGCGTGTCGAGATCAACCACTTCTCGATCCGCAAGCGCACGCTCGAGTACGATGACGTGATGAACCGCCAGCGCGAGGTCATCTACGAGTACCGCAACCGCGTGCTGTCCGAGCCGGACCTGCGGCCGATGTTCGCGCTGCTCGTCGAGGAAGTCGTCGAGGACAAGCTCGACGAATTCTGCCCCGAGGGCGCGTTGCCCGAGACGTGGAGCCTCGGCGGGCTCGAGCAGTGGTTGAGCCGCACAGCGCGCGCGCGGCCTACGCTGTCGTTCCTGCTGACCGACGCGGCGCCGCGCGACGCGGTGCGCCGGGCCGTCATCGACAAGGTCCAGGAGGGGTTCCGGCTCAAGGAACGGCTCGAGGGCGAGGAGCGGATCGGCGAGTTGCTGCGCTTCGTCATGCTCAGCTCGATCGACAACTTGTGGAAAGACCACCTCTACACGATGGACGATCTGCGCGACTCGGTTGGCCAGCGCGCCTACGCGCAGCTCGACCCGCTCATCGAATACAAGAAGGAGGGGTTTGACGCGTTCAACGAGCTGATGGCGCACGTCCGGACCGAGATCGTCACAGGCGTGTTCCGCACCACGGCGGTACCGCCCGACGTGGCGCGGGCGCTGGCGGTCTCGCCCGAGCAGCTGGCCTACTCCGACGTCGAGGAGGCGCTGCGGTCGCACTTTGTCGGCGCCCCGGGCGCGGCCCGCTCCGGCCCGTCCATCGCTCCACCGCCCGAGGGAATGGAGTTGGGCGAGGTGGGCGCGAAGTCGGCCGGCGGCGACGCCCCGGCAGTACAGACGATCCGGCGCGCGCAGCCCAAGGTCGGGCGCAACGATCCCTGCCCGTGCGGCAGCGGCAAGAAGTACAAGAAATGTTGCGGGCGGCTCGGATGA